The DNA region AGGGGTTCCACCACAGATTCAAGCCTTTCCTGAACCTTTTCTGCCAGACGTATTACATCTATCTCACATCTCCCACACGTAGGACAGGATATTATTATGGGACCTCTCTCTCTCAGGCCCAGGGTGCGCAAGATCTCATAGGCTACCCTTACCTCATCCACAGGATCAGAGGTGAGAGAGACTCTCACCGTATCACCCAGGCCTTCAGAGAGCAGGATACCTAGTCCCACTGAGGACCTGATACTCCCGGGCAGGATAGTGCCCGCGGCCGTTATTCCTATATGCAGAGGGTAGTGGGCCTTGTTAGAGAAGATCTCGTATGCACGAACGGTCGTAGGAACATCAGA from candidate division TA06 bacterium includes:
- a CDS encoding 4-hydroxy-3-methylbut-2-en-1-yl diphosphate synthase encodes the protein SDVPTTVRAYEIFSNKAHYPLHIGITAAGTILPGSIRSSVGLGILLSEGLGDTVRVSLTSDPVDEVRVAYEILRTLGLRERGPIIISCPTCGRCEIDVIRLAEKVQERLESVVEPLKVAVMGCMVNGPGEAREADVGIAGGKGEGVVFVHGTPGKKVKESSLLDALMDQIRKIREMSA